ttttcaataagctaccacaagaactcaaaaaccttagcagtagcccaaacacttttaagtctaaactgaagagtttcctcatggctcactccttctattctgtcgaggagctcctggaagagctaaaaaattaagcaaattccagtgttacattcttgattttctttatttaaactaacgacttgtcgcctgaatatgtttcttatatttcatttcatctgtttctacaatcgtgttataatttcatgtattgactctttccatgaccatggagacttctcctaaatgtggtcccacggaacaataaataaataaaataaaaataaaagaaataattacttTGATTGGTTTAGAAACATAAAATAAGCTAGATTTGCTAGATGAGTCTTGCGTGATTTGCAGCAAGATTAATGTTAACATGTTTAgttaacaatattcaaaattttgcAAACTGATTTCAAGACAATTTTAGTAGACCATACATTCAAATGCTTTAAACATAAAGAATTTGGGAATAAAATTTCAGTACAATGCTGAGGATCCTTTGTAATGGAAGTAAACATTGCACAGCTGGAGTCTTTGTGTATGCTAAGCACATGGTAATCACAGATCAACTACCTCATAAGGAAATATGTTTTGAAGAGCTAACCTTTTTTTCTGTTAAGTGTCCTTCTATTCcacccatgagtttctcaacaagtgcagtagaccattttaatgaaaatttattatactttaatttttgacaatacttggttgtaacagccaagtaactacctactgtgtgaatgatggatgtatggaaagcagatgtaagtcttaagtctgtaaatagtggaagtttaattttaaatcttgtacataacctGACTGTTCTTaattgaggatcactgaaatgaataatttactttaatttttgacaatacttggttgtaatagccaagaaactagcaaatgtctgaatgatggatttaatgaaagcagatgtaagtattaaacctgtaaatattagaagtttaaatttaattcatgttcataattttactgtttattgactgaggatcattaaaattaatgaaactcaagtttttctaattacatttttgtaatgtgtttatctgacatgttccacacccaggaggattccctcttttatgggtctatggaatgaataattaatctaatctaatttccaATCAACAATTAAATTTCAAGCCTTTTGAATATAGGGCTTCATTGCtacaatgttcctcaaaccaggCAATTTTCTTGATCTTGGGTAGATCAAATTATATGCATTAGGGCGAGAGTTTTCTACAGCTACAAACGGTCCAATATATATGTGAAGGGTTTAGGCCTATGGTCAACAGGTTCATCTAACAAGTCATGTTCTATATTATCATGATTATACATGTTAGTGActttaacaattaattttacacttacttcAGAATTGTGAGTACTAAGTTTATccccatcattttcaaacagagaTTCCAAGTTAAATGTGTTTTGTTCTTGGTCACctaaattttctttaaaatatttataaCATGCACTCTTATGGTCATTCCACCATTTAGAACTCTGTAGATTAGATGCTTCTGTCAGTTGTTCCCAGAATTTTGTGAAGTTCTACTGTAATCTTCTCCTTCATAACACTTGATTCCAAACAGTGTGGGTTTTGTTTAGCACAATCATGAACTTCACCTCCATTACTACTTGAATCTTGAGCATGACTGGGCACTTCCAACACCATAGACTTTATGTAACTCATATCTTCCCTATCACCCCTTGTACACCAAAAAACCCAGCAGGATCCGAGGCCTCATCTTCCTCTTCTCTCAACATCCCTTCTCTTTTAAAACTCATAAAATACTTAAAATCATCATATTCATCTTCAACTCTTGACTTCTCAACATCATCACTTAACACATTATCCCTTGGACAAACATAAGTAACTTATTTTCTATTGCACCCTCATCCTTCAGCTCATAGAAGCCTACAAAATTCAATTTCCTTACCATCACTTAGTTCTAAGTTACCCTCAAGATCTTGATTGAATAACTTGCACAAATCTTCTAAACAAAACTCATCACTTAATGTTTCATCATTACTTAGGTTTTCTAAATGTTCTTTCCAGTAACCACTCCAAAATTGTTCATCTActacctctttttttaaaaaactgaaacataGTAACTACtctgttttttacattatgacaacTCTTAGCTAAGTGCACATCAGTAACATTGGCCCTGCATAATTTTTTCTATTGTCTCTTGTATTGCAGACCAACGACCGAGAGATCCTCAGTTTAACAGTTCGTGTTTTTCATATGTGGTCTAAAAGTTTGCTGCATTTGATTGTACTTGGGCCACCTAGACGGTTCTACTTTCAAACCTCCTGTTTCTGTCATCATGAAAGTTTTGGCTACCCAAGTCATGCCCCCTTTCTGAATAATAATTCATGGCATTGTTGTTATTAGGTCCACCTCAACCATGAAAGTTGTTTTGTAGTTATTACTACTGCTATTACAGTTATTGTTTCCCCAATAAGGTCTCCTGTAATCATTAGTTTGCCTCTCTGTTCTTTTGAGTGCCCTGTACAACTTGTCTACATATTTTAGGAATTGATCCCAGGTCCATAAAACCCCCACTGTATTGTTTCGGACAGTCTTCTTTTTAGTACATTGAGCTGCATTAAATCACCAAATGGTTGACGCAAATGTACCGGTACTAACAAAATTACTTTATTCTCTGTACCTAGAACCATTCAGAAACTCTCTCTTAATTCTGGCCTGCTCTGCTTCACATCAAAACTGTTTCAAAAAACACTTAAATCTTAGTAAATGTTAAACTATGGCAATTAAGTTGGTTTGCCCAACATAAAGCTTCACCTCCTAAGAATCTTTTTACTAATTTAATTTTGAGTCATCACTCATTCCAGGTATAAAGCTGTCTTTACAATGCAGCATGAAATctaccaggtgaaaatatttattaCAGGACAGTTTTTCACAGGCGTATTTGACCATGCAGAATACCCCGCACTAAAGAATGTTTTGGAACAAGCTCCTCCTTGTAATTGCTGCACTTGTTTCTGTCTATTTACAATATTTCCATGCAAATTTGATACTTTGGTATCAGTTTCTTTCCCAATTTTTTTCACTTGTTCTGAGACATCTTTTAAAACCTttcaattttattattaaatgtaccATTGTGTCCCATGTTATTCTGCCTAATCACTTCAAGTTAACCCTTACATTTGGTTTCTACAACACCAATTTCAACTTTCATCTTCTCATTTAAGTCAGTCATTCCCTGTtctaaaattttcactctggaatCCGAGTTGACAACCTTCCTTTCTATATTTCCTACTCGGTCATCTAGTTTCTCTACACTGATGCAAACAGCTATCACATGTTCTCTTAACTCCTTTTTAACATAATTAATGTGACTTGTTAGTTCAGTAACTATATCAAACTTTGTGGCTCAATTGCAGCATTTTTATTTACGATTCCTTTATTTAGATTCTTTAATTGGATAGAttaaaaacctactcaccaagtggcagcagaaaacacacacagagagagagagagagagagaaaagactgttgtgattgggaagctctcggagccagtggctccttcttcaggcagaagggttgaatgggaatgaagaaggatgaaggaaaaggactggagaggtctaggaaaagcggtatattttgggaaagtcacccagaactgcaggtcaggggagacttaccaaacagaatgagaaggaaagactgattgttggggactgcctTTCTTCTCATTctgtacagtaagtctcccctgatctgtggttctgggtgactttcttaaaatctacctcttttcctagacctctccagtccttttccttcacactttgtccttccccttcaaaccttctgcctgaaggagacactggctccgaaagcttcccaatcacaacagtcttttatgtgtgtgttctggcaccacttggtgagtagattttttatatgtccaattaaataatttttatcaaTAATTGTTTGTTTAGGTTCTGATGCTCAATTGAGGCTCTATTATTATCTTGTGAAATTTTAGTGAGTTCACTTATAGTGAGAACATTTGTTTGGGCAATGCCATTAATGTTGCAACACAATTTCATTCAAATCCTTTGCAAATTTCCCTGTCCATTGTTTTCAATTTGGCCTAGCTCTCCCAGATTATGATCTGCCTCATCTACATTCTGGCCAAGTGACACTGTTTCTATATTTGCTTACAAAAACTATACCACCTCTTCATATGGTTCTTGTTTCTTTCGTCAACCAGACTcgacattttaaaaaaattgttactcACTCTTTGCAAAATACCAATACCAAAGCATATTTTAAATTATAATAGTTTCCGCTATCACAACACAAACTTGAGAAATAAAAGTTGTAAATCTGCTTAACTTAAGTGTCACTTTACAACAGCTGATTTTGGAGTCTGGCATCCGTCTCATTTTTCAGTCAATCCATCTTTAATTTGTGGTTCACATGGCAAGTATGGTGGCATCAACCatcttaaaatttttgttgtaCCCTATGGTTCTATGCCATGAAAATAAAAACTCTAAATACCTTTTTCTGCCATAGAAATAGAACCCATTAATATTTGCACATTAGAAACCTCATCATGGCACCACATCTAATGTCACTTCATCCACCTGTCCTAATACCTTTTGGGTAAGACCAGATTCCAGTACTTGTCTTCTATCCTAAGGTATTTAAATTTGGACAAAGTGAAAAGGCATAGCTGAATTAATTTGTACTTAGTTTTTTGGTGTTGTTGAAGTTTTGTTTAATGTCTTCcaggctgctgttgctgttgcttcttATGCATGTTTATAAAAATACTTTCTGGTAAGAGGTTTgatatttgtctttaaataaaaagtCTTGGCCATGATGTCATTTTCCACCAGATGGTTTACTTCCAAATTCTGATTACACTTTCACTGGTGGACACAATGTTCACATGTGTTAGTGATGACAACAGGTTTTAGAGTGATCCTCAAGGCACATCAATTTCCTACCATCCCTGACAACCCAGTGCATCATCTGCCTCGAGACAACAAACACCTCTTAAAACCTCCAGGTTTAGACTGGAGTAGTTATTCCAGATTTTGTTTGCAGGCTTTTGACACAGGTTAATACTATTACAAAAACTAGAAAAATGTGAAACTTACAGTTTGAGAATAATGTTTACAGTAACTATTGGTAATTATTAATGAGAATATGATGTTTATATTGTGTCAGCACTGGTATACTTAATTTGACTTTGGCGTGTTCCCTATTctgattgtcaaacaggtgttttgCAGTTTTGTGTTTTTCTACAAATAGGTTGCATCTGTTTTCTGTTCCATATCAGGATTTACAAATACTAAAAGTAATTTTGGCATGAACAGTTTTGTGAATCAATGatgtttttttattcaaaattacaatataattttcatttttcaaatttagttATTTTCTGTTTGGAATAGAACTGACAAAAATTGGGAAGCATTTTAGTGTTCCTGTCTTCTAAGTTTTCGGATGAGACATAAAGCTCCAAAAGatgatttaattaataatttaataatattgcACAATTTGGAATTTTCATCTTTTGGTTCATTATCGAAATTAACATTGTTATTCCTATGATGTTAGTGCTCAGAGGTTCGTTTACATGTAATATGCAttttgtctgttccaaaaatttATGTTTTCTTGGTAACTGTGTGGTTACAAATTTGGTTGCAAGTCTACACTGAAGATAACTTTCGATAAGCTGTAAAATCCATCTTATATTTCTTGTCTGTATAACTTGTACAAATGTTATCTGTCAAAATAATGTGTGAACAatttgaacagattgtaaagatGAACTGGAAAGTTTTACTGAATCTACCGAGACCATCTCCACAATATTACAGAGTAAAAAACAAAGGGTAAATGGAGATTTGGCAACTGCTGAAGGTATGCTCAGATAGCTGAAGTAGTTCCAAAATATTCTACAGTGTAGCGGAACCATAATCGCAGTTTGTGAGTTCATTCTTAATTGAATACAGTTGTTGATCGTCAACACAGTGTCTCACAGTGCATAGCAAGGAAATTACGAGAAAAAACAGTATCTcaccctgtgcgggaatcacagtAAGATAGTCTAAGCACGAGGGAGTAAAGAAACCATGACAAGTGGCAATCTGTGTCATTGCTGGAGGCTTGCCCGGGCAAACCTCCAGCAATGACACAGATCGCCACTCGTCATGGACCACTCACGACAAGCAGGAAATCCGTGTTTTagtgccggtccggcacaaattctaattttttctgaaatattctatgTGTGATGTGGCACCATACTCACAATTTTCTAGTTCAATCTTAACTGAATATGGCTGTTGATCATCAACACTGTGTCTCACACTGCACTACAGTATAAAATGTAAACAACTTCTTAGACAGATTAAAAAGTACTGAACACATTTAGCACGATATGTGATTCATGCACACAGATTTCTGCATATAaagatgattttcactattagataAATCAAAGTGAATTACTACCAATAAATTCAGAACAAAAATAATTCAGAGGTGTCAACTAAACATGCTAAaataacagtaaactattgtatgGGCCTGTCTACAATAGTCTCAGAGAAACTTGCAGTGCTACATTCTGAGagtccacagaaaaaaaaaaaagaggtgaatAAAATGCATGGGGACtaacttttattttctttgtaacaCACATTGTGAGAagcaaaaaggaaaaggaaaaaatttAGTTTACATAGCAAGTAAACTAAACAGCTTGTGAACTTTAAAGAACATCTTCCCACATGTGTATGATCTATCTCTCATAGCCATGGATGTGGAAATCTGGTGCTTACTGTGGAATTTGAACCATGATACAGCTCTGCATTTCCATACAGTGCATTTCCAGGCAGTGTTGttcaagatgaaagtaatgaaaaggaaATAAATCTCTCTTTGTAACTCACTTTAATGTATATAACAATTTCCTTCTcacatacaaatacatataaaaatagaaaaatatgtcctcaaaataaatatatttaatgacTAGCATTCCAGATATGCAGAAACAATTGAAATGTAGTCTTTACATTCACAGCAAGTAATTTATTGTCATACAAACAACTATGAGCTCTTGAAAATGAAGTCTTTCGCAATGCCACTGTTGTATAAAACCTTCTCAGACTTCTTAAAAATCTTAAGCTTTGGACAGTAACCTGCATCACCTTTGTCAGGAGCAATTGACTGTCAAATTTGCAGCTGTGGCAGCCTTATATAGTCCACAGAAAGCTTCTGACTGGTTGGTAATTACGTAATGCTGttgcagatggtgtcaacgtctgcacTTGTGGTCCCACACTCTCATAGTAGTGTAAACATTGTGATGACTATTTCTGCCTCTTCTCTGCATCGAcagctcgcttccatgcaccgctTAAGATTGTATCCACTATCACAGTTGAAGTTCCTATcatacattcttatttctacagcctctttaattacagaatcccagtatgtaggAGCCCGCGTCAAAACTTTTGTCAAacagtattttaagtttttttggGAAGgtgtgctcagcaaatgcagatttCCCCAGTTCTTGATTTTTAATATGCCATTGACATTCTCCATAGCGGTCAGAAGTGGTCCGGATGGACTGATCGATGTAATTGCTACTGCACTCAcaaggtatattataaatcccAGGGATCTGTGGCCGAGACTGTGCTTAACAGGGTGTAGCATCTTCTTTACCGTCTTAGGAGGTCGGAAAATAGGTCCTATACCTCGTCTTCccaggactcagccttcctgctggATACAGAATGGAAGGAATAGTCAGTACCTCATcatgtgaatgttcaacattttcacatttccttttcttggagaatgcTGACTTCATATCATAGAAATCAGAGTTGTTCTTTTCGAACACATTCTTCAGATGATTGATTTCAGAATACAAGTGGTCCTTGTCAAAACAGTTTCTGCTCTGTGTACCAATGTATGTAAAACTGCTCTGTTCTGGACTGGATGATGAAAACTCTGGGCactaagatataaatcagtgtgcttTGGCTTGCGTACACTGAGTGGCCAtgacgtccatctgattttcgttGTAGCAACACATCTAAAATTGTCAGCCTTCCTTCTATCTCTGTCTAAACAATGAACAGGATGTTTGAGTGCATACTGTTCATAGGTTCAAGGAAGTGCTGCAGAGCTTCTATGCCTTGTGGCCAGACCACAAACATGTCGTCAACATAATGATAGCATGAAGATGGTCGAAAGGgagcaaaatttaatgcacactcctcaaaatgttccataaaaaagttggccacTGCTGGAGACAATGGAAACTCCATAGCCATTTTGTCTGTCATTTCATAAAATGTACTGCCTTACAAGACACAGGGGTTGTTATAACACATCAGAACAACTTCCTTTCACAAGGAAAACGCTTTGCCAAAAGTTTCACTgtgtcctccacaggaacttttgtaaatagtgagaccacatccaggctgactaaaaAATGAAAATGGGATTTATGACATTCCTTGAAAGTGCAGTAGCAACTACATCGATCAGTGCATCTGCACCATTTCCAACCGCCATGCTGAGCATCAGTGGCATATTACTAATCGAGAACTGGATAACTCTGCAGTTGCTGAACACAGCTTCACAAGCAAACAAAAATActgttaaatgaaacaaaagttttgttccaGGCTCCTACATATTGGGATTCTGCagttaaagaggctgtagaaataagaatgtctGACATGAACTTCAAATGTGACAGCAGATATAATCTTAGTGGTGCATGGAAATGAGCTCTTTGTGCAGAGAACAGGCAGAGATATCTGTCACAATGTTTATGCTACTACAGGAACGGTGGTGCCACCAGCATAGATGATGACACCATGTGCAACAGCATTATGTAATCACCAACCAATCAAAAGCCATCTATGGACTATATAAGGCCACCATAGGCACTATAACCTCTTCTTTGTTTAACATATTTTTAACAATGAACAAAAGCACCATAGCTGGAAATCTGGAGATAAAAGATAAAGTTCGACTACTTTTCAGTATTTTCCTGTGTTTCACACACTGTCTTGTGCTTTGTTCGTTTATGTTTGTCTAACGTACTTTTCACAGTGAATGCCATATCACATTGCTGACACTTGTACGGTTTCTGCCCTGTGTGTGTCCGCATGTGAACTTTCATGTTATGACTAATAGATTTTCCACATACAGAGCAAGTGACATACTTCTTGCCATTTTCTACATGAGACTTCTCGTGAGTGTGTAAGTTACGAGCTGAGGCAAAACATTTATCACAATGGCTACATTTAAATGGGCGATCTCCCATATGTTCATTTATATGGGCTGTCAACATGGATTTACGCAAAAACCCTTTACTACACATTGAGCAGTTGTATGGTTTATCTTTTGAATGTTTTTTTGCATGCTGGTTTAGATTTCCAATACTGCTATAAAATTTTCCACAGACTGTGCACTTGTGAGGCTTTTCACCAGAGTGTGTTCGCAGATGTACTTTGTAATCAAATTCTTTCATGAAGCCTCGTTTACACACATCACAATTAAAGCGAAAAAGGCCTTCGTGTATGCGCATATGCGATTGTAAGAGAGATTTTGTAGCAAACTTCTTGTCACATTTTTCACATGAATGTTGTAAGTCcccattgcaaacactgctatgaGCTCGAAGATTGGACACAGATGAAAAACTATGACCACAGTGTTCACAAATAAAAGGGCGTTCACCCGTGTGTGTGCGCAAATGCACTCTCAGAGAATTTCTATGTAGAAAACCACGGCCACACTGTGAACAGCTGAGTCTGAATCTGCCCTGATGTCGCCTCAAATGGTCATCAAGACTGTGCCGCTGGATGAAACCACGCCCACAAATTTCACATTGAAATCGGAATTCACCTCTATGCACCAACAAATGATTTTCTAAACGTCGTCGCATTGAAAATCCACGACCACAACGGTCACAGTAAAAACTGTACTGTTTTGTATGCATTTGTTTATGCCTGCTCAGATACTCTTTGCTACAAAATGATTTATCACATAGAGCACACcaaaactttttgctttctgtttcattTTGTTGACTGCCATTTTCATTTGAAATCTCACACTGTGCAGTACATGAAGATTGATTACTTTCACTTTCAACTGTTTTCACTTTTGAAGACAGACTATTTTCACTTGAAACCTCATGGACCTTAATTACAGTTTCCTCCTCTACTATCAAACTGGGTGCTTCGATGCATTTTGTCTCAGAAACTTTGTTAGTAATATCAGAAATAACATCAACCGCTGAtttatcactttcattatttacatCCTCGGAGAGCTCAGAACTCTTAACTTCCATATTACCACCTTTCCCACTGTTCACCCACTCATCATTTGAATTTAAAGGCAAAATTTCTGGCCTATTTGCAAACAACTGTTTCAGGTCTTGTTTAACAGCATCTAGTTTCACTTCAAGGCAATCTATTGTGTCAATAAGGTTTAAACATCGTCTGCAAATGGACACGTCGCATGTTGATATGTGATTCAGTACACCATATGATACAATTTGCTCCAGCTTCTTTGCAACAGGGGTGTTGCTAACAGAAACAAGTGGAGAACTGCTGCTCATTTGTACAAGGCACACACTGGACATGCTTGAACTTGCTGTTACACTACACACGAAACACCTTTCTGATGTATTTCTATCCAGGCCAACAATCTGTAACAAATGAGAAGAAAATGGAATATCATAATACCAGGAGATTCACAATAATGTTCAACTATCTTACACATGCATCCCTGAGCTAATTTAGGCAGTTATACATTCATTATGACCAACTCATTCAAATGGTCAATTCCTTTTGAGAATATTTCTAGATCAGGTTTCCTAAATTGcccataaatattatttttacacaTGTCCTACTTATTAGATACTATGACAGGAAGGAAATCATCAGTTATCAACTGACATTGTTGTCTCAACACAGCTAACAAGACTTTAAGCTGATGTATTACAAGCTGGTTTTTCCCCAGGATATTCAACTGACATTTCCCCatcacgagtggctggcactgtcaaaggtGTACCCTCTACTGCCACTAGTGTACTCGAATGTGATcctttgacaatgccaaccactcatgctgacaaaacattggaaaattgttAAACAAACATCAGCCACAGATCCCAGCAGTCAATACGCAACAAGTGTCCACAAAAGCCTCAAAAATTTTGTAAGACTGGGTTGTACAGTGAAATTCTAcgagaaaaacaaaataaataaaaatagagatTAAAATCTTGTCAACAACACCATTAAAGACAGTGCACATGTTCAGATGGAGAAAGAGGAAAGTATGTTTTGTTATTTTCAAAGAAACTGTCAGGGTATTTACTTTAAGCAATTAAGAGAAAATCTGGATTGCCACTCCACTATGTGAAAAATAACCTGAACAACAACTAGCCACTTAATAATTAGCAGTTTTCTTCTTTCTTTAACATTGTGACTGCCTGAAGCCTGCAGCAGACACAGCGGGGGTTCACAACAGACACCGTGTGCCTGCCAGCAGTCACATGCTCCACCtcatgcactggtgctactgctcgcagtgtggtttcagttgcctgatacTGCAGCCATGTGTGTTGAGTTGCATTTgcacgtgtgcgtgcgtgtgtgtgtgtgtgtgtgtgtgtgtgtgtgtgtgtgtattcgtctatttttgacaaaggcctatATTGTTACAATTTTTAGTACAGCGTATAATGCAGTACTGTGCATTAATTTGTATTTCCTGAGTTGataccagtatacaggaacacaatATTCTGAACTTTACACACCATCCAGACATATATTGTACTAAACAGAGAGAAGCACGTGGCCACTGGCAAACAAACGGCATCAGGCGTGACACCTCTGCTGTGTCTGCTGAAGGCCTCGAAGCAGTCAAAGTACTAAATTTTATGAGTTTTGTTCAGCTACCTCCGTCTTCAAGGTGTTTTGTATCTagtttattatttatataattttgaaCACATGATGTTGGGCATATTTTCTACAGATTTCTGCTTAAGGTCTGCTCTTAGTTATTCTTGTATGGTGTATAAATTCTAAACATATAGTGTATTCAGATATAACAGTATGTCATCAGAAAAATGTTGAACTTTGCAAACTAATTACACAAGATTCAAACAAAACTGTCTGCCCTTAAacattcctttttttaaaatacCTTACGCCAATTGCTCATATGCACATATAAAAACAATATAATCATATTATTACATGATTATTATGAAATATCACTACTGACGTATGCTAGAAAATATTATGTATAAGGCAAGACACATTATTATGGTACGAAAAAttacaaacatacaaaaaataacCACATATGCCTTAAGCAatgtattaaacaatggaaaatctagaattgaataatgaaaatattatgaaaaggatagatcgctactcaccatgtagtggaggtgtcgagtcacagataggtacaacaaaaatacCACTAAGCAAGTAAGCTTTCAGCTAAAAGGCCTTCTTCAGAATTAGTCAacatatatgtacacacacacacacacacacacacacacacacacaaatttatataAATGCGTCTGCATGAATGTATGTGTCTGCATATTGTCTAATTTGGAAGAAGACCTTTAGGCCGGAAGTTTACTTGTTTAACAgtttttttcttgtgcctatctgcaactcagcatttttcagtaGCATATTATAATAAATATGTGTCTTTTGTAATGTAGATACCACCAATGACAGGCAATGCTCTAAACTAgtccataaaataaactaataccaaTAATTAGTCATGAATATGACATATTTACAATTTCTGTTATCTTGCAGAAATTTACCAAACTTAACAGCCCGCTTTCATACACAACTGACATAACTAGCTAATATTTTATGCAGGCTGAGATAAACAACAAAATGAACAATTGATGGTTTACATCACATGAAGGTATTACAGTTGTTTTGTAAGTTAATCCTGCTGATTTCTTCAGGTCAATATGACCCAGAAAGAAGTTGGTGCTtccacaggatttttatatttaaatgttagTACTTGAAATAACATTTGGTATAGCCTAAGATTCAAATGAAGAAAAACAAGTTTTCTCTCCCTTGTTACAGCTCAATTTGTTACAGTTGTATGCCTTGGGTCTACCCCATCTGGTCAAATCTGTCCAGACAGtcctatgtaatgcagaatggACCACCACATTTTACAAGAGGTTGGTTCTGTCATTATACAAGGAGGCTGGGAGTATGACATCCTGAAAGATATGGATCAAGGCAGCCAAGTAGATGCAGTAATTCTTGATTTCCACAACGCATTTTATTCAGTATCATACTAACATTTTTTTCCTTGAAAAGTACAGTCATACagagtatcaaacaaaatttgtgactggatggagGATTTCTTGCTagaaagaacacagcatgttgtcacagatagagacccttgctgttcatattctaCATTAACGACCTATCGGATGAAattaatagtaaccttagacttttcacagatgacacACAGTTATCTCAAATACTGTattctctgaagaaaaaaaaagctgcacaaata
This Schistocerca nitens isolate TAMUIC-IGC-003100 chromosome 1, iqSchNite1.1, whole genome shotgun sequence DNA region includes the following protein-coding sequences:
- the LOC126253586 gene encoding uncharacterized protein LOC126253586; amino-acid sequence: MRNSRENLQHVRTSVQNSRTLQPQDQFSLCSTYDSCEPTMTVSTSASHPSGSHIPNSSGHYYYRGGTQPSPVFNSVISNQSQNLYNGMFAPQTNFSNQSAFGFNSYGIVDPPPWVFESRVSSSGGSQAEATNKNIYSEKSISCHSQGVSHTCCATRVLENTGLCSPLPADPFKMLTKDLLSCSSKNITSVDTHSWFCSPGLGTPLGQQTHNEHNTLKCTEQFPSCSLPQVSATSHEHSDLKGSVSSHLAGNYFNSMNQTSSNKHSPCTSEASRLNSEVIKEQTGKYYNLQKVHQHSVNASENLLQKSNLEEQPSIFSTPLEDVLCSNVPFSIHFNNEVSQNKTSSSLIPIKDHSHGNNTFEDISKTFSTSHDQISLVQQSYQNQRYSTEPPIQCDAINACLSSETKIGGECPANSTLGSSSCCQLQEALNAFGSHHIAQRHNTTCFHSCPLDVCLNATATQSEEVDDDDKENSNQGSSSAGGESDIIVEETGGEEEVPEGEVTVNEIVGLDRNTSERCFVCSVTASSSMSSVCLVQMSSSSPLVSVSNTPVAKKLEQIVSYGVLNHISTCDVSICRRCLNLIDTIDCLEVKLDAVKQDLKQLFANRPEILPLNSNDEWVNSGKGGNMEVKSSELSEDVNNESDKSAVDVISDITNKVSETKCIEAPSLIVEEETVIKVHEVSSENSLSSKVKTVESESNQSSCTAQCEISNENGSQQNETESKKFWCALCDKSFCSKEYLSRHKQMHTKQYSFYCDRCGRGFSMRRRLENHLLVHRGEFRFQCEICGRGFIQRHSLDDHLRRHQGRFRLSCSQCGRGFLHRNSLRVHLRTHTGERPFICEHCGHSFSSVSNLRAHSSVCNGDLQHSCEKCDKKFATKSLLQSHMRIHEGLFRFNCDVCKRGFMKEFDYKVHLRTHSGEKPHKCTVCGKFYSSIGNLNQHAKKHSKDKPYNCSMCSKGFLRKSMLTAHINEHMGDRPFKCSHCDKCFASARNLHTHEKSHVENGKKYVTCSVCGKSISHNMKVHMRTHTGQKPYKCQQCDMAFTVKSTLDKHKRTKHKTVCETQENTEK